A single window of Gossypium arboreum isolate Shixiya-1 chromosome 13, ASM2569848v2, whole genome shotgun sequence DNA harbors:
- the LOC108461118 gene encoding kinesin-like protein KIN-7F, with product MGAIGGEELKQVEKEQKAQTAGAREERILVVVRLRPLSDKEIIANEVADWECINDNTILYRNTLREGSTFPSAYTFDRVFRGDCLTKQVYEEGAKEVALSVVSGINSTIFAYGQTSSGKTYTMTGITEYTVADIFDYINRHKERAFVLKFSAIEIYNEAIRDLLSSENTQLKLRDDPERGIIVEKVTEEVLRDWNHLKELLAICEAQRKIGETSLNERSSRSHQIIRLTIESSAREFLGKENSTTLAASVNFVDLAGSERASQSLSTGARLKEGCHINRSLLTLSTVIRKLSKGRQGHINYRDSKLTRILQPCLGGNARTAIICTLSPARSHVEQTRNTLLFACCAKEVATKAQVNVVMSDKALVKHLQREVARLESELKSPVPPPSNSDYAALLRRKDLQIQKMTNDIRELTKQRDLAQSRVEDLLSVIRNDKHSGQSARINYQPNQQEGDAWEDDYSASESSCLADSNRLDVHVGKFNSIHCSDTESGSNIEQPYHQPLNNHEDHSMSVSGQSLDETLGETADDPDEYCKEVQCIETEEPARDYNSDSRGLPNGESEGTLALTVYGDGDGTDQEAMSTSMNGDREANHIQNGIAVDSLEQRLHHVQNTTDSLVSPDKSSPYPQLADLSSSRSLNLSRSLSCRADVMRGTSSPYADRKHFESTPPNGWEKIFPGRPHGYGKNFPLLNYGANNGVLSRNNSQSSLGSASIKTSVDEDITSIQSFVAGFKKQLANGQIQSTELEVDESRKSMKDVGLDPMHDASSTPLHWPQEFERLQRAILELWQACNVSLVHRTYFFLLFKGDPADSIYMEVELRRLTFLKESFSEGNQAAEDGRTLTLASSVRSLHREKQTLSRLLRKRFTEEEREKLYKKWGIELNSKQRRLQLVNQLWSNNKDMSHVKDSAAIVAKLIRFVEQGKALKEMFGLSFTPPHPRRRSYGWKNSMASLF from the exons ATGGGGGCAATTGGTGGGGAGGAGTTAAAGCAGGTGGAGAAAGAACAGAAGGCGCAAACGGCAGGTGCTCGTGAGGAGAGGATTCTTGTTGTGGTGAGGTTGAGGCCTTTGAGTGACAAGGAAATTATAGCAAATGAAGTTGCTGATTGGGAATGCATCAATGATAACACTATCCTATATCGGAACACCCTCCGGGAAGGGTCCACATTCCCGTCTGCCTATACATTTG ATAGAGTATTTCGGGGTGACTGCTTGACAAAGCAAGTATATGAGGAAGGAGCCAAGGAGGTTGCACTTTCAGTCGTTAGTGGTATTAATT CTACTATTTTTGCATATGGGCAAACTAGCAGTGGGAAGACGTACACCATGACTGGAATAACTGAGTATACTGTCGCAGATATATTTGACTACATAAACAGA CACAAGGAGAGAGCATTTGTTTTGAAGTTCTCAGCAATTGAGATATACAATGAAGCAATTAGAGACCTCCTAAGCTCAGAAAACACTCAACTTAAGCTGCGTGATGATCCTGAG AGAGGAATCATTGTGGAAAAAGTTACAGAGGAAGTGCTGAGGGACTGGAACCATTTAAAAGAACTCCTAGCTATTTGTGAAG CTCAAAGAAAGATAGGAGAGACCTCATTGAACGAGAGAAGCTCCAGATCTCATCAAATTATAAGATTG ACAATTGAAAGCTCTGCTCGTGAGTTCCTAGGGAAAGAAAATTCAACAACCCTTGCAGCAAGTGTG AATTTTGTTGATTTGGCTGGAAGTGAGCGAGCATCTCAGTCATTATCCACCGGCGCAAGACTGAAAGAGGGTTGCCATATAAATCGTAGTTTACTGACCCTGTCAACTGTTATTCGCAAGCTAAG TAAAGGCAGACAGGGACATATCAATTACAGAGATTCTAAGCTGACACGCATATTGCAGCCTTGCTTGGGTGGTAATGCCAGGACTGCCATCATATGTACCTTGAGTCCTGCACGAAGCCACGTTGAACAAACCAGAAACACTCTTCTGTTTGCTTGTTGTGCAAAAGAAGTTGCTACAAAAGCGCAGGTCAATGTGGTCATGTCTGATAAGGCCTTAGTTAAGCATTTGCAAAGAGAAGTGGCCAGGTTAGAAAGTGAACTCAAGAGTCCTGTCCCTCCTCCATCAAACAGTGACTATGCAGCTTTACTGAGAAGAAAAGATCTTCAGATTCAAAAG ATGACGAATGATATTAGAGAATTGACCAAGCAACGTGATCTTGCTCAATCTCGGGTTGAGGATTTGCTAAGTGTGATCAGAAATGATAAACATTCAGGACAGTCG GCAAGGATCAATTACCAACCTAATCAACAAGAAGGGGATGCATGGGAAGATGACTACTCAGCATCGGAGTCATCATGTTTGGCTGATTCTAATCGGTTGGATGTGCATGTTGGAAAATTTAATTCCATCCATTGTTCTGACACAGAGAGTGGGAGCAATATTGAGCAGCCCTATCATCAGCCTCTGAACAATCATGAAGATCATTCCATGTCTGTTTCTGGGCAAAGTCTTGATGAGACTCTAGGTGAAACTGCTGATGACCCTGATGAATACTGCAAAGAGGTTCAATGTATTGAGACAGAAGAACCAGCGAGGGATTATAATTCTGACTCTCGTGGCTTACCAAACGGTGAAAGTGAAGGAACATTGGCATTGACAGTCTATGGAGATGGTGATGGGACTGACCAGGAAGCAATGTCTACCTCAATGAATGGAGATAGAGAAGCTAATCATATTCAAAATGGTATTGCGGTTGACTCATTGGAGCAGAGACTCCATCATGTACAGAACACAACTGATTCTCTTGTCAGCCCTGATAAATCATCCCCATACCCTCAGCTAGCAGATTTGTCAAGTTCTAGAAGCCTGAATTTGAGTAGGAGCTTGAGTTGTAGAGCAGATGTCATGAGGGGTACATCTTCTCCTTATGCCGACCGAAAACATTTTGAAAGCACCCCGCCTAATGGATGGGAGAAAATTTTTCCTGGAAGACCACATGGTTATGGAAAGAATTTCCCTTTATTAAATTATGGGGCCAATAATGGAGTGCTCTCAAGGAATAATTCTCAATCTTCTCTTGGGAGTGCTTCCATCAAGACTTCTGTGGATGAGGATATAACTAGCATTCAATCTTTTGTTGCAGGATTTAAGAAGCAACTTGCTAATGGTCAG ATTCAGAGCACGGAACTTGAAGTAGATGAGTCCAGAAAGAGTATGAAAGATGTAGGATTGGACCCAATGCATGACGCATCAAGCACTCCTCTGCATTGGCCTCAGGAATTCGAGAGGCTGCAGAGAGCAATACTTGAACTTTGGCAAGCTTGCAATGTTTCCTTGGTCCACAGAACATATTTCTTCCTGCTCTTTAAAGGTGATCCAGCTGATTCCATTTACATGGAGGTGGAGCTTAGGAGACTTACCTTCCTCAAAGAATCATTTTCTGAAGGAAATCAAGCCGCAGAAGATGGTCGCACTCTTACACTGGCTTCAAG TGTGAGAAGTCTTCACCGTGAGAAACAAACCTTGAGCAGGCTGTTGCGTAAAAGATTTACGGAAGAAGAGAGAGAGAAATTGTATAAGAAATGGGGCATTGAGTTGAACTCGAAGCAGAGAAGGCTCCAGCTGGTGAATCAGTTGTGGAGCAATAACAAGGATATGAGCCATGTAAAGGACAGTGCTGCCATTGTTGCGAAGTTAATTAGGTTCGTAGAGCAAGGAAAGGCCCTGAAGGAAATGTTCGGGCTTAGCTTTACACCTCCACACCCAAGGCGAAGAAGCTATGGTTGGAAAAACAGCATGGCATCACTTTTTTGA